A DNA window from Nostoc commune NIES-4072 contains the following coding sequences:
- a CDS encoding DUF1186 domain-containing protein codes for MQIEEILAQLENNTKEFPRLALERAIEERETITSILIEILDKLSNNLEELLEKSDYILHIHALYLLAQFREVAAYPAIIKFFSVPGDVALDVTGDIVTEDLCRILASVSGSNIEPIKQLIENPEANEYVRGAALEALLVLIAQEVITREQVIQYYAKLFSTLDKEDYYIQTTLVTNSAQLCAVELQEQIDRAFEEELVDLFFIDQEDVTRISHKQ; via the coding sequence ATGCAAATAGAAGAAATTTTAGCCCAACTAGAAAATAACACTAAGGAATTTCCTCGTTTAGCGTTAGAAAGAGCCATTGAAGAGCGAGAAACCATTACATCTATATTAATAGAAATTTTAGACAAACTGAGTAACAATTTAGAAGAGCTACTAGAAAAATCAGACTATATTTTACATATCCATGCTTTATATTTACTGGCACAATTTAGGGAAGTAGCAGCATATCCTGCAATTATCAAGTTTTTTTCAGTTCCTGGGGATGTGGCATTAGATGTAACTGGAGATATAGTAACTGAAGATTTATGCAGAATACTTGCTTCTGTTAGTGGTTCAAATATTGAGCCGATAAAGCAACTCATAGAAAATCCAGAAGCCAATGAATATGTAAGGGGTGCTGCATTAGAAGCATTATTGGTTTTAATAGCTCAAGAAGTCATTACTAGAGAACAGGTGATACAATATTATGCCAAGCTGTTTTCTACTTTAGATAAAGAAGATTATTATATCCAAACTACTTTAGTAACCAATAGCGCACAGCTTTGTGCAGTCGAACTGCAAGAACAAATAGATCGGGCATTTGAAGAAGAATTGGTTGATTTGTTTTTTATTGACCAAGAAGATGTAACCCGGATTTCTCACAAGCAGTAA